A part of Aegilops tauschii subsp. strangulata cultivar AL8/78 chromosome 2, Aet v6.0, whole genome shotgun sequence genomic DNA contains:
- the LOC109746311 gene encoding elongation factor 1-alpha: MGKEKIHISIVVIGHVDSGKSTTTGHLIYKLGGIDKRVIERFEKEAAEMNKRSFKYAWVLDKLKAERERGITIDIALWKFETTKYSCTVIDAPGHRDFIKNMITGTSQADCAVLIIDSTTGGFEAGISKDGQTREHALLAFTLGVKQMICCCNKMDATTPKYSKARYEEIVKEVSSYLKKVGYNPDKVPFVPISGFEGDNMIERSTNLDWYKGPTLLEALDQINEPKRPSDKPLRLPLQDVYKIGGIGTVPVGRVETGVIKPGMVVTFGPTGLTTEVKSVEMHHESLLEALPGDNVGFNVKNVAVKDLKRGYVASNSKDDPAKEAANFTAQVIIMNHPGQISNGYAPVLDCHTSHIAVKFAEIQTKIDRRSGKEIEAAPKFLKNGDAGFVKMIPTKPMVVETFAQYPPLGRFAVRDMRQTVAVGVIKAVEKKDPTGAKVTKAAAKKK, encoded by the exons atggggaaggagaagatCCACATCAGCATTGTGGTCATTGGCCATGTCGACTCTGGCAAGTCAACCACGACCGGCCACCTCATCTACAAGCTTGGAGGCATTGACAAGCGTGTGATCGAGAGGTTTGAGAAGGAAGCCGCTGAGATGAACAAGAGGTCTTTCAAGTATGCCTGGGTGCTTGACAAGCTCAAGGCTGAGCGTGAGAGGGGTATCACCATAGATATTGCTCTGTGGAAGTTCGAGACCACCAAGTACTCGTGCACTGTCATTGATGCTCCTGGTCACCGTGATTTCATCAAGAACATGATCACTGGGACCTCCCAGGCTGATTGTGCTGTGCTTATCATTGACTCCACCACTGGTGGTTTTGAGGCTGGTATCTCCAAGGATGGCCAGACCCGTGAGCACGCTCTCCTTGCTTTCACTCTTGGTGTGAAACAGATGATCTGCTGCTGTAACAAG ATGGATGCCACCACTCCCAAGTACTCGAAGGCCCGTTATGAAGAAATTGTCAAGGAAGTCTCTTCATACCTGAAGAAGGTCGGTTACAACCCTGACAAGGTTCCCTTCGTTCCCATCTCTGGGTTCGAGGGCGACAACATGATTGAGAGGTCCACCAACCTTGACTGGTACAAGGGCCCCACCCTTCTTGAGGCCCTGGACCAGATCAATGAGCCCAAGAGGCCCTCCGACAAGCCCCTGCGTCTTCCCCTTCAGGACGTGTACAAGATTGGCGGCATTGGAACTGTGCCAGTGGGGCGTGTTGAGACTGGAGTCATCAAGCCAGGCATGGTTGTCACCTTTGGTCCTACTGGCCTGACCACTGAGGTGAAGTCTGTGGAGATGCACCACGAGTCTCTCCTGGAGGCGCTTCCTGGTGACAACGTCGGCTTCAACGTCAAGAATGTGGCTGTCAAGGATCTCAAGCGTGGGTACGTCGCTTCCAACTCCAAGGACGACCCTGCCAAGGAGGCTGCCAACTTCACCGCCCAGGTCATCATCATGAACCACCCTGGCCAGATCAGCAACGGCTATGCCCCAGTGCTGGACTGCCACACGTCCCACATCGCTGTCAAGTTTGCTGAGATCCAGACCAAGATCGACCGGCGGTCTGGCAAGGAGATTGAGGCGGCGCCCAAGTTCCTCAAGAACGGTGATGCCGGGTTCGTCAAGATGATCCCCACCAAGCCCATGGTGGTGGAGACCTTCGCTCAGTACCCTCCCCTGGGCCGCTTTGCTGTGCGTGACATGAGGCAGACGGTTGCGGTGGGCGTTATCAAGGCCGTGGAGAAGAAGGATCCGACCGGCGCCAAGGTGACCAAGGCTGCGGCCAAGAAGAAATGA